From the genome of Antennarius striatus isolate MH-2024 chromosome 19, ASM4005453v1, whole genome shotgun sequence, one region includes:
- the dlgap2b gene encoding discs, large (Drosophila) homolog-associated protein 2b produces the protein MKGLSGSRSQHQIPLPYGLDYDPHGHDLHPHHGSDSRHSSYLLSPTESCPMDFHHRYSPRSSIHSDCMVMSPVLMPPAAVPDHISSSTFPRMHYSSQYYDSATRDDCAAITASATSPAVTAAAAAAAASSHLAGTKSNRLPANLLDQFEKQLPLHRDGFHTLQYQRTSTTTEQRSESPGRIRHLVHSVQKLFTKSHSLEGSSKMNGTKGDVGGGGGGAGYHHHGHHSTKHSSKRSKSKERKHRSGGWWSSDDNLDSDSTYRTPSVMSRHHVEHVSHCYPDSMHSHHFGDLSLKTSKSNNDVKCSACESMAMAPEGKFMKRSSWSTLTVSQAKEAYRKSSLNLEKPMMHTDLKPSSRTCHYLQVPMDEWSGYPGDKDEEIPCRRMRSSSYVKAMGEVDDDSGDSDTSPKTSPQKAIRPDALVLKSAMQRPHLDSHSQGYHLQTTRDMRPHPSVTLDPAAFHPPPFRSRNQSYMRAVSTLSQASCVSQVSETEINGQFESVCESVFSEVESQAMEALDLPGSFRTRSHSYLRAIQAGYSQDDDCLPSMTSSTVTSTLRSTTEGYDVVDGTSLLNEDMIEDDDGASSSAYAELERLERETAAARSQHSTSSTVTAISVPPASPPSYRVPSASPISTSEPPVPQAIQAFKESANMVAAFNMQWKDEISAMRYELAELRRDVCGELKTFNSNFFNFTQCYNMWTLCREPCSDSMTQTDDRVSIGIQAGSSWSIRQNTEDKSVMCQPEPAPFSIMDLMDPPRIEIIEGTPESTPEGSGSPASPLPIEDFPWEINKKQKTYKQPDTVGHTGGHRSASLELWSRKYTSGPMSYLSMSF, from the exons ATGAAGGGCTTATCGGGCAGCCGCTCCCAGCACCAGATTCCTTTACCCTATGGCTTGGACTATGACCCCCACGGTCACGACCTCCACCCTCACCATGGCTCTGACTCTCGCCACTCGTCCTACCTGCTCAGCCCCACGGAGAGCTGTCCCATGGACTTCCACCACCGCTACTCCCCACGCAGCTCCATCCACTCTGACTGCATGGTGATGTCCCCCGTCCTGATGCCTCCAGCTGCTGTGCCTGACCATATCTCCAGCAGCACCTTCCCCAGAATGCACTACAGCTCTCAGTATTACGACTCTGCCACACGGGACGACTGCGCTGCCATCACAGCCTCCGCCACTTCTCCGGCGGTcaccgctgccgccgccgccgccgccgcctcgtCCCATCTCGCCGGCACCAAGAGCAACCGCCTTCCCGCTAACCTGCTAGACCAGTTTGAGAAACAACTGCCGCTACACCGCGACGGCTTCCACACATTACAGTACCAGCGCACGTCCACCACCACCGAGCAACGCAGCGAGAGTCCTGGCCGCATCAGACACCTCGTTCATTCAGTCCAGAAGCTCTTCACCAAGTCGCATTCTCTGGAGGGATCATCCAAAATGAACGGCACAAAAGGTGATGTtggagggggtggaggaggagcaggttATCACCATCATGGCCACCACTCCACCAAACACAGTAGCAAAAGGAGCAAGAGCAAAGAACGCAAGCACCGCTCCGGCGGCTGGTGGAGCTCCGACGATAACCTAGACAGTGACAGCACATACAGAACACCCAGTGTCATGTCACGGCACCACGTGGAACACGTCAGCCACTGCTACCCTGATTCCATGCACAGTCACCACTTTGGAGACCTGTCACTCAAGACGTCCAAGAGTAACAACGATGTCAAGTGTTCAGCCTGTGAGAGCATGGCCATGGCGCCCGAGGGCAAATTCATGAAGAGGAGCTCCTGGTCGACACTAACAGTCAGCCAGGCCaaggaggcctacaggaagtCATCACTTAATCTGGAGAAACCCATGATGCACACGGACCTCAAGCCTTCATCGCGGACATGTCACTACCTGCAG GTGCCCATGGATGAATGGAGTGGATACCCCGGCGACAAGGATGAGGAGATCCCTTGTCGGCGGATGCGCAGCAGCAGCTATGTTAAAGCTATGGGAGAGGTGGATGATGACAGCGGCGACTCTGACACCAGCCCTAAGACCTCCCCCCAAAAGGCCATTAGGCCGGATGCTCTCGTCCTCAAATCAGCCATGCAGAGACCACATTTAGACTCCCACAG CCAGGGCTACCACTTGCAAACCACAAGAGATATGCGGCCCCACCCTAGTGTCACGCTGGACCCCGCCGCCTTTCATCCCCCGCCCTTCCGTTCTCGCAACCAGAGCTACATGCGCGCTGTCAGCACCCTCAGTCAGGCTAGCTGCGTCAGCCAG GTGAGTGAGACTGAGATCAATGGCCAGTTTGAGTCAGTTTGCGAGTCCGTTTTTAGTGAAGTAGAATCCCAGGCCATGGAAGCCTTGGACCTGCCTGGTTCGTTCCGCACACGAAGCCACAGTTACCTCCGTGCTATTCAGGCTGGTTATTCCCAAGATGATGACTGCTTGCCTTCAATGACATCCTCCACTGTCACTTCAACTCTCAGATCCACAACAG AGGGATATGATGTTGTGGATGGGACGTCTTTACTAAATGAAGACATGATAGAGGACGATGATGGTGCTAGCTCCTCTGCCTATGCGGAGCTGGAGAGGCTGGAAAGAGAGACTGCTGCTGCTCGCAGCCAGCACAGTACTAGCTCCACCGTAACAGCCATTTCTGTCCCGCCGGCGAGTCCGCCTTCATACAGGGTCCCTTCTGCCTCACCCATATCCACCTCCGAGCCGCCGGTCCCTCAGGCTATTCAGGCCTTCAAGGAGTCTGCCAACATGGTCGCTGCATTCAACATGCAGTGGAAGGATGAAATCTCGGCAATGCGCTATGAGTTGGCAGAGCTGCGTAGAGATGTCTGTGGAGAACTGAAGACTTTCAACAGCAACTTCTTCAACTTCACTCAGTGCTACAACATGTGGACTTTGTGCCGGGAGCCTTGCAGTGACAGCATGACGCAAACGGACGACAGAGTGTCCATAGGTATTCAAGCAGGCTCTAGTTGGTCCATTCGACAGAATACAGAGGACAAGTCAGTAATGTGCCAACCAGAGCCAGCACCATTCAGTATCATGGATTTGATGGACCCACCCAGGATTGAGATTATAGAGGGAACCCCTGAGAGCACACCAGAGGGGTCCGGTAGCCCTGCCAGCCCACTTCCAATAGAGGACTTCCCATGGGAGATCAACAAAAAGCAGAAGACCTATAAGCAGCCGGACACAGTCGGCCACACTGGTGGACACAGAAGCGCAAGTTTAGAACTGTGGAGCAGGAAGTACACCAGTGGGCCCATGTCATATCTGTCTATGTCATTCTAA